The Deinococcus fonticola genome has a segment encoding these proteins:
- a CDS encoding TetR/AcrR family transcriptional regulator, whose amino-acid sequence MTDQPPSVSEAGNDPTAEAILSATLDTIVQHGLKGATTRAIATAAGVNEVTLFRRYGNKTALIRAAVLSRAQALRRSGVQYTGNLEHDLTHLTRAYQQTLQTFGPVVRVIVTEFPRHPELAEVLDGPRQLFGEIAALLTRYQQEGQLHPEPIATLLPAFVGPVVLPYLIPDLGRVLLHAQLPALQPEMHVRRFLHGRQAAGS is encoded by the coding sequence ATGACCGACCAGCCCCCCTCCGTTTCCGAGGCCGGCAATGACCCGACCGCCGAGGCGATCCTGAGCGCCACGCTGGACACCATCGTCCAGCACGGCCTGAAAGGAGCTACCACCCGTGCCATCGCCACCGCCGCCGGCGTGAACGAGGTCACGCTGTTTCGCCGCTACGGCAACAAAACCGCCCTGATCCGCGCCGCTGTCCTCAGCCGCGCCCAGGCGCTGCGCCGAAGCGGCGTCCAGTACACCGGCAACCTGGAACACGACCTGACCCACCTGACCCGTGCCTACCAGCAGACCCTCCAGACCTTCGGCCCGGTGGTGCGCGTCATCGTCACGGAATTCCCGCGCCACCCCGAACTCGCGGAGGTGCTCGACGGCCCGCGCCAGCTGTTCGGTGAAATCGCGGCCCTGCTGACCCGCTACCAGCAGGAAGGCCAGTTGCACCCCGAACCCATCGCTACCCTGCTGCCCGCTTTCGTCGGCCCCGTCGTCTTGCCTTACCTCATCCCGGATCTTGGCCGGGTGCTGTTGCACGCCCAGTTGCCCGCCCTACAACCTGAAATGCACGTTCGGCGCTTTCTGCATGGCCGCCAGGCGGCCGGAAGCTGA
- a CDS encoding ABC transporter permease produces the protein MTASTPITRILAIAHKEFLHVRRDAVLPRMIVLLPVVLLLLFGYALNTNVKNIRLGVVDLSRDRVSSRILSNYAAENRFQLIAQPSHEAALQAARAGQVRAILEIPAGALGAARQQQPVPYTLFVDGSDPTFAAQVRAASAAATQDTMAALGAVRAATGTLSMPVNPTLETLYNPGNRSAVYMVPGLSGLILTLICVMLTALAIVRERETGTIEALIATTVKPAEVILGKLLPYFAFGALDAALVLTIGHFLFGVPLAGNLWLLMLAALLFVLGNLGLGILISTVAGTQTQAMFATIAIIVPSIFLSGFLLPLEGLNRFFSSLSALVPLRYYLQAVRGIMLRGTGFSDLQTAFIGLGLFAVVTLTLASLRFKKTL, from the coding sequence ATGACCGCTTCGACGCCCATCACCCGCATCCTGGCGATTGCCCACAAGGAATTCCTGCACGTGCGCCGCGACGCCGTGCTGCCGCGCATGATCGTGCTGCTGCCGGTGGTGTTGCTGCTGCTGTTCGGGTACGCGCTGAACACCAACGTGAAGAACATCCGGCTGGGCGTGGTCGACCTGTCGCGCGACCGCGTGAGCAGCCGCATCCTGAGCAACTACGCCGCCGAGAACCGCTTTCAACTCATCGCGCAACCCTCGCACGAAGCGGCGTTGCAAGCGGCCCGCGCCGGGCAGGTGCGCGCCATCCTGGAAATTCCGGCCGGGGCGCTGGGGGCCGCCCGACAGCAGCAACCCGTGCCGTATACCCTCTTCGTGGACGGCAGCGACCCGACCTTTGCCGCGCAGGTTCGCGCCGCGTCCGCCGCCGCCACGCAGGACACCATGGCCGCGCTGGGCGCCGTGCGGGCCGCCACCGGAACGCTGAGCATGCCGGTCAACCCCACCCTGGAAACGCTCTATAACCCAGGCAACCGCAGCGCGGTGTACATGGTGCCGGGCCTGTCGGGCCTGATCCTGACCCTGATCTGCGTGATGCTGACGGCCCTGGCCATCGTGCGCGAGCGTGAAACCGGCACCATCGAGGCGCTGATCGCCACCACCGTGAAGCCCGCCGAGGTGATTCTGGGCAAACTGCTGCCTTACTTCGCCTTCGGGGCGCTGGACGCCGCGCTGGTGCTGACCATCGGGCACTTCCTGTTCGGGGTGCCATTGGCCGGCAACCTCTGGCTGCTGATGCTGGCGGCGCTGCTGTTCGTGCTGGGCAACCTGGGCCTGGGCATCCTGATCTCCACCGTCGCGGGTACTCAGACGCAGGCCATGTTCGCCACCATCGCCATCATCGTGCCCAGCATTTTCCTCAGCGGGTTTCTGCTGCCGCTGGAGGGCCTCAACCGCTTCTTCTCGTCCCTGTCGGCGCTGGTGCCGCTGCGCTACTACCTGCAAGCGGTGCGCGGCATCATGCTGCGCGGCACCGGCTTCAGCGACCTGCAAACCGCTTTCATCGGCCTGGGCCTCTTCGCGGTGGTGACCCTGACCCTCGCCAGCCTGCGCTTCAAGAAAACCCTGTAA
- the cdaA gene encoding diadenylate cyclase CdaA, protein MNALSLGAVNLRDLLDILLVTALLYQAYKLVVGTRAVNVVRGILVFAGVWVAAQVLGLVTLSDLLGRAGTVGLFALVVLFQPELRAVFERVGRYRRREEQAGAALQELARAMERLAERKTGALLAIERRTPLGEYAGTGVGLDARISAPFIEALFARNAPLHDGGVIVQGSRVVAAGCLFPLQQSDGTYRRYGTRHRAAIGLSEVSDAVILIVSEERGSMRIALGGRLGPDLNGSELREQLRVLVYDYADLPEAGTEPSKARAMEPQS, encoded by the coding sequence GTGAATGCCCTGTCACTCGGCGCGGTAAACCTGCGTGACCTGCTGGATATCCTGCTGGTCACGGCGCTGCTGTACCAGGCCTACAAGCTGGTGGTGGGCACGCGGGCGGTCAACGTGGTGCGCGGCATTCTGGTGTTCGCGGGGGTGTGGGTGGCGGCGCAGGTGCTGGGGCTGGTGACCCTCAGCGACCTGCTGGGCCGCGCCGGAACAGTGGGGTTATTTGCACTGGTGGTGCTGTTTCAGCCGGAGTTGCGCGCGGTGTTCGAGCGGGTGGGCCGCTACCGCCGGCGCGAGGAACAGGCCGGGGCGGCCTTGCAGGAACTGGCCCGCGCCATGGAGAGGCTGGCCGAACGCAAGACCGGGGCATTACTGGCCATCGAGCGCCGCACGCCGCTGGGCGAGTACGCGGGAACGGGCGTGGGGCTGGATGCCCGCATCAGTGCGCCTTTCATCGAGGCGCTGTTTGCCCGCAACGCCCCGCTGCACGACGGCGGGGTGATCGTGCAGGGATCCCGGGTGGTGGCGGCGGGCTGCCTCTTTCCATTGCAGCAGAGTGACGGCACCTACCGCCGCTACGGCACGCGGCACCGCGCGGCCATCGGCCTGTCGGAAGTGTCGGACGCCGTGATCTTGATCGTCAGTGAAGAACGCGGCAGCATGCGCATTGCCCTGGGGGGCCGACTGGGCCCTGACCTGAACGGCAGCGAGTTGCGCGAGCAACTGCGGGTGCTGGTGTACGACTACGCGGATCTGCCGGAAGCGGGAACCGAACCTTCAAAGGCCCGCGCGATGGAGCCGCAGTCATGA
- a CDS encoding NUDIX domain-containing protein, which translates to MQRPVVCVGALVQEPGGRVLLVRTTKWRGLWGVPGGKVEWGETLEQALKREFLEETGLTLSDIRYAQTQEAVLSPEFHKPAHQLLVDFFAASPRQDIAPNEEIEAWAWVMPEEASTYPLNTFTRTLLELAQRQDANR; encoded by the coding sequence ATGCAAAGGCCAGTGGTATGCGTGGGGGCGCTTGTTCAGGAGCCGGGTGGGCGGGTGCTGCTGGTCAGAACGACCAAGTGGCGCGGGCTGTGGGGTGTGCCGGGTGGCAAGGTCGAGTGGGGCGAAACTCTGGAACAGGCCTTGAAGCGCGAGTTTCTGGAGGAAACGGGCCTGACCCTCTCGGATATCCGGTACGCGCAGACGCAGGAGGCGGTGCTGTCGCCGGAATTCCATAAACCCGCGCACCAGTTGCTGGTGGATTTCTTTGCGGCGTCCCCCAGGCAGGACATCGCGCCCAACGAGGAAATAGAGGCCTGGGCGTGGGTTATGCCCGAAGAGGCCAGCACCTACCCTCTCAACACCTTCACGCGCACCCTGCTTGAGCTGGCGCAGCGGCAGGATGCGAACCGGTAA
- a CDS encoding metal-dependent hydrolase, translating to MTIRFLGQSCFLLDDGQHKLLLDPFIQGNPTCPVSLEEALDWNVDAVLVSHAHGDHWGNALDFGKKGVPVIGTAEIGGYAEKHGAKNAVGMNIGGTYKGAWGSVYLTPAWHSSSFPDGTYGGMPTGMVIEFGGQRLYFAGDTSLFGDMKLIGERGLDVAFLPIGDHYTMGPEEAARALELLRPRVAIPMHYATFPLLTGDPEVFRVGGQLRGVDVRVVAPGEQTQV from the coding sequence GTGACCATTCGATTCCTGGGCCAGAGTTGCTTTCTGCTGGACGACGGCCAGCACAAACTCCTGCTTGACCCCTTTATTCAGGGCAACCCCACATGCCCCGTCAGCCTCGAGGAAGCCCTGGACTGGAACGTCGACGCAGTGCTGGTCAGCCACGCGCACGGCGACCACTGGGGCAACGCGCTGGACTTCGGCAAAAAAGGTGTGCCGGTGATCGGCACCGCAGAAATCGGCGGCTATGCCGAGAAGCACGGCGCGAAAAATGCCGTTGGCATGAACATCGGCGGCACGTATAAGGGCGCGTGGGGCAGCGTCTACCTGACGCCCGCCTGGCACAGCAGCAGCTTCCCCGACGGCACCTACGGCGGGATGCCCACCGGAATGGTCATCGAGTTCGGCGGGCAGCGCCTGTACTTCGCCGGCGACACCAGCCTGTTCGGCGACATGAAACTGATCGGGGAGCGTGGCCTGGACGTGGCCTTCTTGCCCATCGGCGACCACTACACCATGGGGCCGGAGGAAGCCGCCCGCGCCCTGGAACTGCTGCGCCCGCGCGTCGCCATCCCCATGCACTACGCCACTTTCCCGCTGCTGACCGGCGATCCTGAAGTCTTCCGCGTGGGCGGGCAGTTGCGCGGCGTGGACGTGCGCGTCGTCGCGCCCGGCGAGCAGACACAGGTGTAA
- a CDS encoding ABC transporter ATP-binding protein, which yields MNAIETHDLSRRYGQVEVVAPLSLTVPAGIVFGYLGPNGAGKTTTIRMLSGVLEPSGGSGVVAGVPLSEPDAVKARIGYANQAASVYVDLSVEENLRFKAALYLAPAKVEQAVEVTLQRLSLFPFRRHLARQLSGGWRQRLSIGTAIVHGPQVLFLDEPTAGLDPVARRDLWDAIYALTDMGTTVFVTTHYMDEAERCQRIALIASGRILAQGTPEDLRAGLPGVRYALNALNLNSALKAVRALPGVQGAWIVGDEVRVTTADDRLEASLAALGPLRRVPASLEDVFVAYSARQEARA from the coding sequence ATGAATGCCATTGAAACTCACGACCTCTCCAGGCGTTACGGCCAGGTGGAGGTGGTCGCGCCGCTGTCCCTGACTGTTCCGGCGGGAATCGTGTTCGGTTACCTGGGCCCGAATGGGGCAGGGAAGACCACCACCATCCGCATGCTCAGTGGGGTACTGGAGCCGTCCGGGGGTTCGGGCGTGGTCGCGGGCGTGCCGCTGAGCGAACCGGACGCCGTGAAGGCCCGTATCGGGTACGCCAACCAGGCGGCCAGCGTGTACGTTGACCTGAGCGTGGAGGAGAACCTGCGCTTCAAGGCCGCGCTGTACCTGGCCCCCGCCAAGGTCGAACAGGCCGTCGAGGTCACCTTGCAGCGCCTGAGCCTGTTTCCCTTTCGCCGGCACCTGGCACGGCAGCTCTCGGGCGGGTGGCGGCAGCGCCTGAGCATCGGCACGGCGATTGTGCACGGGCCGCAGGTGCTTTTTCTGGATGAACCCACGGCGGGCCTCGACCCGGTGGCGCGGCGCGACCTGTGGGACGCCATCTACGCCCTGACCGACATGGGCACCACGGTTTTCGTCACCACGCATTACATGGACGAGGCTGAACGCTGCCAGCGTATCGCCCTGATCGCCAGCGGGCGCATTCTGGCACAGGGCACCCCCGAGGACTTGCGGGCCGGGCTGCCGGGTGTGCGCTACGCCCTGAACGCCCTGAACCTGAACAGCGCCCTGAAGGCCGTGCGCGCATTGCCCGGCGTGCAGGGCGCCTGGATCGTCGGGGACGAGGTGCGCGTCACCACCGCCGATGACCGGCTGGAAGCGTCCCTGGCCGCGCTGGGCCCCCTGCGGCGCGTGCCCGCCAGCCTGGAGGACGTGTTCGTGGCCTATTCGGCCCGGCAGGAGGCCCGCGCATGA
- the ftsH gene encoding ATP-dependent zinc metalloprotease FtsH — protein MKRLWVWLVVTAAVGLVLVALLLPRQRPQEHSLSDFSAALQRQQVQSVWITPQNGVSIVQYELKGQPGTRLQTRTLPHDPAIEYTALQARGVDVTYPPASRLNVLSLISGLLTLALLGVLVTLLLRRNNAGGTDAASTFGKSKAAVISEGQIKLTFADVAGCDEAKQDLQEVVDFLRQPEKYHLLGARIPHGVLLVGPPGSGKTLLAKAVAGEAKVPYFSISGSDFVEMFVGVGAARVRDLFEQARKSAPCIVFIDEIDAVGRKRGMNLQGGNDEREQTLNQLLVEMDGFSSGQEVIILAATNRPDVLDAALLRPGRFDRQVVVDAPDVRGREQILRIHARKKPLDVSVNLETVARRTAGMVGADLENLLNEAALLAAREGRNRITGRDVDEARDRVLMGPERRSLVVKEADRKVTAYHEVGHALVAQLLPGADKAHKLTIVPRGRSLGSALYTPEDRLHHTRTALLDRICVALGGHAAEQVATGQVTTGAANDFQQATNIARRMITEWGMSGVGQLALAQDSGSYLGFGPQPTPYSDHTAEQIDLELGRLLNTQYERALKLLTEHAHILHRLTDELIARESLTGDDVVTVLAGGVLTELPGPGTPAEPITPSQADLKPGPA, from the coding sequence ATGAAACGCCTGTGGGTGTGGCTGGTCGTCACGGCGGCGGTGGGCCTGGTGCTGGTCGCGCTGCTGCTGCCGCGCCAGCGTCCGCAGGAACACAGCCTGAGCGACTTCAGCGCCGCCCTGCAACGCCAGCAGGTACAGAGCGTGTGGATCACCCCGCAAAACGGCGTCTCCATCGTGCAGTACGAACTCAAAGGCCAGCCCGGTACGCGCCTGCAAACCCGCACGCTGCCCCACGACCCGGCCATCGAGTACACCGCCCTTCAGGCCAGGGGCGTCGACGTCACCTACCCGCCCGCCTCGCGCCTGAACGTGCTGAGCCTCATCAGTGGCCTGCTGACGCTGGCGCTGCTCGGGGTGCTGGTCACGCTGCTGCTGCGCCGCAACAACGCCGGGGGCACCGACGCCGCCAGTACGTTTGGGAAGTCGAAGGCGGCGGTGATCAGCGAGGGACAGATCAAGTTGACCTTCGCGGATGTGGCGGGGTGCGACGAGGCCAAGCAGGACTTGCAGGAAGTCGTGGACTTCCTGCGCCAGCCCGAGAAGTACCACCTGCTGGGCGCCCGCATTCCCCACGGTGTGCTGCTGGTCGGCCCCCCTGGCAGCGGCAAGACCCTGCTGGCCAAGGCCGTCGCCGGCGAAGCCAAAGTGCCCTACTTCAGCATCTCCGGCAGTGATTTCGTGGAGATGTTCGTGGGCGTCGGCGCCGCCCGCGTGCGCGACCTTTTCGAGCAGGCCCGCAAGTCCGCGCCCTGCATCGTCTTCATCGACGAGATCGACGCCGTGGGCAGAAAACGCGGCATGAACCTGCAAGGGGGCAACGACGAACGCGAACAGACCCTCAACCAGCTCCTGGTCGAGATGGACGGCTTCTCCAGTGGGCAGGAGGTCATCATCCTGGCCGCCACCAACCGCCCCGATGTGCTGGACGCCGCCCTGCTGCGTCCAGGCCGCTTCGACCGTCAGGTGGTGGTGGACGCCCCCGACGTGCGGGGGCGTGAACAGATCCTGCGTATTCATGCCCGCAAGAAACCCCTGGACGTGTCGGTGAATCTGGAGACGGTGGCCCGGAGGACAGCGGGGATGGTGGGGGCGGATCTGGAGAACCTGCTGAATGAAGCGGCGCTGCTGGCGGCCAGAGAGGGGCGCAATCGCATTACCGGGCGGGATGTGGATGAGGCCAGAGACCGGGTATTGATGGGGCCGGAGCGCCGGAGTCTGGTCGTCAAGGAGGCCGACCGCAAGGTCACCGCCTACCACGAGGTCGGTCACGCCCTGGTGGCGCAACTGCTGCCCGGCGCGGATAAGGCGCACAAACTGACCATCGTGCCGCGTGGGCGCAGCCTGGGCTCGGCGCTATACACCCCCGAAGACCGCCTGCACCACACCCGCACGGCGCTGCTCGACCGCATCTGCGTGGCGCTGGGCGGGCACGCGGCCGAGCAGGTCGCCACCGGGCAGGTCACCACCGGCGCGGCGAACGACTTTCAGCAGGCCACCAACATCGCCCGGCGCATGATCACCGAGTGGGGCATGTCGGGCGTGGGCCAGCTCGCCCTGGCGCAGGACAGCGGCAGTTACCTGGGATTCGGGCCACAACCCACCCCATACAGCGACCACACCGCCGAGCAGATCGACCTCGAACTGGGCCGCCTCCTGAATACCCAGTACGAACGCGCCCTGAAGCTGCTGACCGAGCACGCGCACATCCTGCACCGCCTCACTGATGAACTCATCGCTCGTGAAAGCCTGACCGGCGACGACGTGGTGACCGTGCTGGCAGGCGGCGTGCTGACTGAGCTGCCTGGCCCCGGCACCCCCGCTGAACCCATCACTCCCAGCCAGGCCGACCTGAAACCCGGCCCGGCGTAA